A window of Microbacterium luteolum contains these coding sequences:
- the purH gene encoding bifunctional phosphoribosylaminoimidazolecarboxamide formyltransferase/IMP cyclohydrolase, with translation MAGPRHDPSLYRDRDTVPIRRALVSVSDKTDLLVLAEALAAAGVEIVSTGSTAATIRDAGFEVTDVAAVTGVAEMLDGRVKTLHPKVHGGLLADLRLEDHERQLSELDIAPFELVVVNLYPFVETVASGAVGDDVVEQIDIGGPAMVRAAAKNHANVAIVVSPQSYPAVVAAIGEGGTSLSQRRELAARAFAHTASYDTAVAQWFAEGTLAEAGDLPVHLTIQAERLATLRYGENSHQRAAIYTRAGGHGIAQAMQLQGKEMSYNNYVDADAALRAAYDMVKPAVAIIKHANPCGIATTAPNALDPIASAHLRAHECDPVSAYGGVIAANGTVTLKMAENLKDIFTEVIVAPSFEPAALEVFKAKKNLRLLQLPEDWQQERMDVRLVSGGLLLQDADRFPDDIVSVAKNWELVSGERPTDEEMVNFIFAWKACRAVKSNAIVLAKDNATVGVGMGQVNRVDSCRLAVERAGDRAAGSVAASDAFFPFADGAQVLIDAGVTAIVQPGGSVRDEEVVDAARKAGVTMFFTGERHFFH, from the coding sequence ATGGCCGGCCCCCGCCACGACCCCTCGCTCTACCGCGACCGCGACACCGTGCCGATCCGGCGCGCGCTCGTCTCGGTGAGCGACAAGACCGATCTGCTCGTGCTCGCCGAAGCGCTGGCCGCGGCCGGGGTGGAGATCGTCTCGACCGGATCGACGGCAGCGACGATCCGCGACGCGGGCTTCGAGGTCACCGACGTCGCCGCCGTCACCGGCGTCGCGGAGATGCTGGACGGACGCGTGAAGACGCTGCACCCGAAGGTCCACGGCGGCCTGCTCGCCGACCTCCGCCTCGAGGATCACGAGCGCCAGCTGTCCGAGCTCGACATCGCCCCGTTCGAGCTCGTCGTGGTGAACCTCTACCCGTTCGTCGAGACCGTCGCCTCCGGCGCGGTCGGCGACGACGTCGTCGAGCAGATCGACATCGGCGGACCCGCGATGGTGCGCGCCGCGGCGAAGAACCACGCCAACGTCGCGATCGTGGTCTCGCCGCAGTCGTACCCCGCGGTCGTCGCGGCGATCGGCGAAGGAGGGACATCCCTGTCCCAGCGCCGCGAACTCGCCGCCCGGGCCTTCGCGCACACCGCCTCCTACGACACGGCCGTCGCGCAGTGGTTCGCCGAGGGCACCCTCGCCGAGGCGGGCGATCTGCCGGTGCACCTGACGATCCAGGCCGAGCGCCTCGCGACCCTGCGCTACGGCGAGAACTCGCACCAGCGCGCCGCGATCTACACGCGCGCCGGCGGCCACGGCATCGCACAGGCCATGCAGCTGCAGGGCAAGGAGATGTCCTACAACAACTACGTCGACGCGGATGCCGCGCTGCGCGCCGCCTACGACATGGTGAAGCCGGCCGTCGCGATCATCAAGCACGCGAACCCCTGCGGCATCGCCACGACGGCACCGAACGCCCTCGACCCGATCGCGAGCGCCCACCTGCGCGCGCACGAGTGCGACCCGGTGTCGGCGTACGGCGGCGTGATCGCCGCCAACGGCACCGTGACCCTCAAGATGGCCGAGAACCTGAAGGACATCTTCACCGAGGTGATCGTCGCGCCGTCGTTCGAGCCGGCGGCGCTCGAGGTGTTCAAGGCGAAGAAGAACCTCCGTCTGCTGCAGCTGCCGGAGGACTGGCAGCAGGAGCGGATGGACGTGCGCCTGGTCTCCGGCGGCCTGCTGCTGCAGGACGCGGACCGCTTCCCCGACGACATCGTGTCGGTCGCGAAGAACTGGGAGCTCGTCTCGGGCGAGCGTCCGACCGACGAGGAGATGGTGAACTTCATCTTCGCGTGGAAGGCCTGCCGCGCCGTGAAGTCGAACGCGATCGTGCTCGCGAAGGACAACGCCACGGTCGGCGTCGGCATGGGCCAGGTCAACCGGGTCGACTCGTGCCGCCTGGCGGTCGAGCGTGCGGGAGATCGCGCAGCCGGATCGGTCGCGGCATCCGACGCGTTCTTCCCGTTCGCGGACGGCGCCCAGGTGCTCATCGATGCCGGTGTCACGGCCATCGTGCAGCCGGGTGGCTCGGTGCGCGACGAGGAGGTCGTCGACGCCGCGCGCAAGGCCGGCGTGACGATGTTCTTCACCGGAGAGCGTCACTTCTTCCACTGA
- the purN gene encoding phosphoribosylglycinamide formyltransferase, with the protein MLTVAVLISGTGSNLRALLEAARHPDFPARVVVVGADREADGLAHAEEFGIPSFTVPWHEHDSRAAWGEELGRQLAVWSPDLVVLSGLMRLLPPALVAEYSPRLLNTHPAFLPEFPGAHGVRDALAAGVEQTGASVIVVDDGVDTGPILAQERVPILPGDTEHSLHERIKPVERRLLIDVVRAIATGELALTPAP; encoded by the coding sequence GTGCTCACGGTCGCCGTTCTCATCTCGGGCACCGGCTCGAACCTTCGCGCCCTCCTCGAGGCCGCTCGTCACCCCGATTTTCCCGCCAGGGTCGTCGTGGTCGGTGCCGACCGCGAAGCCGACGGGCTGGCACACGCCGAGGAGTTCGGCATCCCCAGCTTCACCGTTCCGTGGCACGAGCACGACAGCCGCGCGGCGTGGGGCGAAGAGCTCGGCCGCCAGCTCGCCGTGTGGAGTCCGGATCTGGTGGTGCTGAGCGGGCTCATGCGCCTGCTTCCGCCGGCGCTGGTCGCCGAGTACTCGCCGCGACTGCTCAACACCCACCCCGCGTTCCTCCCGGAGTTCCCCGGTGCCCACGGCGTGCGCGACGCCCTCGCCGCCGGCGTCGAGCAGACCGGCGCGAGCGTCATCGTGGTCGACGACGGCGTCGACACCGGACCGATCCTCGCACAGGAGCGCGTGCCGATCCTCCCCGGTGACACCGAGCACAGCCTGCACGAACGCATCAAACCCGTCGAACGCCGACTCCTCATCGACGTCGTGCGCGCCATCGCCACCGGCGAGCTCGCACTGACACCCGCACCCTGA
- a CDS encoding cell division protein PerM, translating to MQRLLVALLAAFDAAIAAAVGLAVLLAPLTLLWTLAFGVTADWGALWPLTGTLWEFGHGVPLAVTIPDTLIVALGLPTAAASFAVSITPLAFLLFTLLFAARSGARAAHAGAWLLGALAGSAVFALIATGVALSTGLAAARTSLVLAILLPSAVYLVGAICGGVRVAWEEGDGGLLDRIHDALDAREDWASVPAAIVRGTAIVIVAVTGAAATALAVMIALRGGEVVALFQAARVDVLGLTVMTLGQLVYLPTLIVWVASWIAGPGFAVGAGTAVSPAGTQLGVVPGIPVFGLLPENSSIWMLIIVLVPIAAGAFAGWVVRSRLVWEGTPLGMSQRTVIALGIGAVTAGVAALAAVLASGSMGPGRLAEVGPSPLPFALALGGEALLGAAILLLSPRHRDELAEERTDRWLAEMSAEPLVEEADGIPAPASDAARSPGPASFDDTAPLDDLRGFVIPKRDPSDRLD from the coding sequence ATGCAACGCCTCCTCGTCGCGCTCCTCGCCGCCTTCGACGCCGCCATCGCCGCCGCGGTCGGCCTCGCCGTGCTCCTGGCGCCGTTGACGCTGCTCTGGACGCTCGCGTTCGGCGTCACCGCGGACTGGGGCGCGCTCTGGCCGCTCACCGGCACACTGTGGGAATTCGGTCACGGCGTGCCGCTCGCCGTGACGATCCCCGACACGCTCATCGTCGCGCTCGGCCTGCCGACCGCAGCGGCGAGCTTCGCCGTCTCGATCACCCCGCTCGCATTCCTGCTGTTCACGCTGCTGTTCGCCGCCCGCTCCGGAGCGCGCGCCGCGCACGCCGGCGCCTGGCTCCTGGGCGCGCTCGCCGGCTCGGCCGTGTTCGCCCTGATCGCCACCGGCGTCGCCCTCAGCACGGGACTCGCGGCCGCGCGGACCTCCTTGGTCCTGGCGATCCTCCTTCCGTCCGCGGTGTACCTCGTCGGTGCGATCTGCGGCGGAGTCCGCGTCGCCTGGGAGGAGGGCGACGGCGGCCTGCTGGACCGCATCCACGACGCCCTCGACGCCCGGGAGGACTGGGCGTCGGTCCCTGCCGCGATCGTGCGCGGCACGGCCATCGTCATCGTGGCCGTGACGGGGGCTGCGGCGACGGCGCTCGCCGTGATGATCGCGCTGCGCGGAGGCGAGGTCGTCGCGCTGTTCCAGGCGGCCCGCGTCGACGTGCTCGGCCTGACGGTCATGACGCTGGGACAGCTCGTCTACCTGCCGACGCTGATCGTGTGGGTGGCGTCGTGGATCGCGGGACCCGGCTTCGCGGTCGGCGCCGGGACCGCGGTGTCGCCGGCAGGCACGCAGCTCGGCGTGGTGCCCGGCATCCCGGTCTTCGGCCTGCTGCCGGAGAACAGCTCGATCTGGATGCTGATCATCGTGCTGGTCCCCATCGCCGCCGGTGCGTTCGCGGGCTGGGTGGTCCGCTCCCGCCTGGTGTGGGAGGGAACCCCGCTGGGCATGTCGCAGCGGACCGTCATCGCACTCGGCATCGGCGCGGTCACCGCCGGGGTCGCGGCTCTCGCCGCCGTGCTCGCCTCCGGATCGATGGGACCCGGCCGTTTGGCGGAGGTCGGGCCGTCGCCGCTTCCGTTCGCCCTCGCGCTGGGCGGCGAAGCGCTCCTCGGCGCCGCGATCCTGCTGCTGTCGCCGCGTCATCGCGACGAGCTGGCGGAGGAGCGCACCGATCGGTGGCTGGCCGAGATGTCGGCCGAGCCCCTCGTGGAAGAGGCCGACGGCATCCCGGCGCCGGCATCCGATGCCGCACGGTCGCCCGGCCCCGCCTCCTTCGACGACACGGCGCCGCTGGACGACCTCCGTGGGTTCGTGATCCCGAAACGCGACCCCTCGGACCGTCTCGACTGA
- a CDS encoding NCS2 family permease: MTTAPSPAPTETTEPTSALDRFFEISKRGSTVGTEIRGGLVTFVTMAYIVILNPIILSGKPDVAGDMLAFNAVGAATALTAGVMTILFGLVTRLPFGFAAGLGINAFVAFSVVGQVTWPEAMALVMINGVIIVLLAATGLRKAIFDAVPFQLKIAITVGIGLFIAFIGFVNSGFVTATGSSSPPVGLGVNGSVATVPSLLFVVTLLLTGILVALRIKGGMLIGLVGGTVLAVIVEAIWHIGPRGFDDEGNVVNPGGWGLTVPALNGSPVSVPDLSLVGAVDFTFDFGKVSIVALVMIVFTLLFTNFFDAMGTMTGLAKEANLADDNGDFPRIKSALIVEGVGAIAGGATSSSSSTVFIESGAGIGEGARTGLANVVTGVVFLLAMFLTPLTSIVPTEIAAAALIIVGAMMMAQIRHIDFADFRVLLPVFLTVSVMPLTYSIANGIGAGFVSWVLIHAFSGKAKSISPLLWVVGAGFLIFFARGPIEALFGVGI, encoded by the coding sequence ATGACAACTGCCCCGTCCCCCGCGCCCACCGAGACCACCGAGCCCACGAGCGCTCTCGATCGCTTCTTCGAGATCAGCAAGCGAGGATCCACGGTCGGCACCGAGATCCGCGGCGGCCTGGTGACGTTCGTCACGATGGCCTACATCGTGATCCTGAACCCGATCATCCTGTCGGGCAAGCCCGACGTCGCGGGCGACATGCTCGCCTTCAACGCGGTGGGAGCCGCCACCGCCCTCACCGCCGGCGTGATGACGATCCTGTTCGGACTCGTCACGCGCCTGCCGTTCGGCTTCGCGGCAGGTCTCGGCATCAACGCCTTCGTGGCCTTCTCGGTGGTCGGCCAGGTCACCTGGCCCGAGGCGATGGCGCTGGTGATGATCAACGGTGTCATCATCGTGCTGCTCGCGGCCACCGGCCTGCGGAAGGCCATCTTCGACGCGGTGCCCTTCCAGCTGAAGATCGCCATCACGGTCGGCATCGGCCTGTTCATCGCGTTCATCGGCTTCGTCAACTCCGGCTTCGTCACCGCCACGGGATCGTCGTCTCCCCCGGTCGGCCTCGGCGTGAACGGCTCGGTCGCCACCGTGCCGAGCCTCCTCTTCGTGGTCACGCTCCTCCTCACCGGCATCCTCGTGGCGCTGCGGATCAAGGGCGGCATGCTGATCGGCCTCGTCGGCGGCACGGTGCTCGCCGTGATCGTCGAGGCCATCTGGCACATCGGTCCGCGCGGCTTCGACGACGAGGGCAACGTCGTCAACCCCGGCGGCTGGGGCCTGACCGTCCCGGCGCTGAACGGCTCACCCGTGAGCGTTCCCGACCTGAGCCTGGTGGGTGCGGTGGACTTCACCTTCGACTTCGGCAAGGTCAGCATCGTCGCGCTGGTCATGATCGTCTTCACGCTGCTCTTCACGAACTTCTTCGACGCCATGGGCACCATGACGGGGCTCGCGAAAGAGGCGAATCTCGCCGATGACAACGGCGATTTCCCGCGGATCAAGTCCGCCCTGATCGTCGAGGGCGTCGGCGCGATCGCGGGTGGCGCGACCTCGTCCTCGTCGAGCACGGTGTTCATCGAGTCGGGTGCCGGCATCGGCGAGGGGGCGCGCACCGGCCTCGCGAACGTCGTCACCGGCGTCGTCTTCCTGCTCGCGATGTTCCTGACTCCGCTGACGTCGATCGTCCCGACCGAGATCGCCGCTGCTGCGCTGATCATCGTCGGCGCGATGATGATGGCGCAGATCCGTCACATCGACTTCGCCGACTTCCGCGTGCTGCTGCCGGTCTTCCTCACGGTCTCGGTCATGCCGCTGACCTACTCGATCGCCAACGGCATCGGCGCAGGGTTCGTGAGCTGGGTGCTCATCCACGCGTTCTCGGGTAAGGCCAAGAGCATCAGCCCCCTGCTGTGGGTGGTCGGAGCGGGCTTCCTGATCTTCTTCGCGCGTGGCCCGATCGAAGCGCTGTTCGGCGTCGGGATCTGA
- a CDS encoding VOC family protein, translating to MDITSFYPVLMVDDVAGAAGFYREELGFETTFEADWYVSLRFEGGELAILDRHHETIPPGFREPVRGLLLNVEVADAAAEHARLVGERGLPERLPLRDEAFGQRHFIVEAPGGVLIDVIEPIEPSPEFAEAFA from the coding sequence ATGGACATCACGAGCTTCTATCCGGTGCTGATGGTCGACGACGTCGCCGGGGCCGCGGGCTTCTACCGGGAGGAACTCGGCTTCGAGACGACCTTCGAGGCCGACTGGTACGTGAGCCTGCGCTTCGAGGGCGGCGAGCTCGCGATCCTCGACCGTCACCACGAGACCATCCCGCCGGGCTTCCGCGAGCCGGTGCGGGGCCTGCTCCTGAACGTCGAGGTCGCGGACGCCGCCGCCGAGCATGCCCGTCTGGTGGGGGAGCGCGGCCTTCCCGAGCGCCTCCCGCTGCGCGACGAGGCCTTCGGCCAGCGGCACTTCATCGTGGAGGCGCCCGGCGGTGTGCTGATCGACGTGATCGAGCCGATCGAGCCTTCGCCCGAGTTCGCGGAGGCGTTCGCCTGA
- a CDS encoding TetR/AcrR family transcriptional regulator, with amino-acid sequence MPRASAADAAATARRVLDVASAHFAEHGYAAASVDDIARAADVTRGAVYHHYTSKPLLFAAVASAQQQLVADAILAATENSTPDSALHEGSHAFLDAITRGAAARVLLVDGPAVLSWEDWRRFDADGPAATLREGLTEAGITPALQDALTAALSGAMNELALWLSERQTDAAARAQAHDALDLLLDAVAPRPQ; translated from the coding sequence ATGCCTCGAGCATCCGCCGCCGATGCCGCCGCGACCGCCCGTCGCGTCCTCGATGTCGCGAGCGCCCATTTCGCCGAACACGGGTACGCGGCGGCATCCGTCGACGACATCGCCCGGGCCGCAGACGTCACGCGGGGCGCGGTCTACCACCACTACACGTCCAAGCCGCTCCTCTTCGCGGCCGTGGCCTCCGCGCAACAGCAGCTCGTCGCCGATGCGATCCTGGCGGCAACCGAGAACAGCACGCCGGATTCCGCGCTCCACGAGGGCAGCCACGCCTTCCTCGACGCGATCACCCGCGGGGCTGCTGCGCGCGTGCTGCTCGTCGACGGACCGGCCGTGCTGAGCTGGGAAGACTGGCGAAGGTTCGACGCCGACGGCCCCGCGGCCACGCTGCGAGAGGGGCTCACGGAGGCCGGCATCACGCCGGCGCTGCAGGACGCTCTGACCGCCGCGCTGTCGGGAGCCATGAACGAGCTGGCGCTCTGGCTCTCGGAACGGCAGACGGATGCCGCGGCCCGCGCCCAGGCGCACGACGCGCTCGACCTGCTGCTGGATGCCGTGGCTCCGCGCCCGCAGTAG
- the sucD gene encoding succinate--CoA ligase subunit alpha, with translation MSIYLNKDSKVIVQGITGGEGTKHTALMLKAGTQVVGGVNARKAGTTVAHTDKDGSAIELPVFASVAEAMKETGADVSIAFVPGAFTKDAMIEAIDAEIPLLVVITEGVPVGDSAEAWAYTQSKGNKTRIIGPNCPGIITPGEALVGITPANITGKGPIGLVSKSGTLTYQMMFELRDLGFSTAIGIGGDPVIGTTHIDALAAFEADPETKAIVMIGEIGGDAEERAADYIKANVTKPVVGYVAGFTAPEGKTMGHAGAIVSGSAGTAQAKKEALEAAGVKVGKTPSETADLMRALIESL, from the coding sequence ATGTCGATCTACCTCAACAAGGACTCCAAGGTCATCGTCCAGGGCATCACCGGCGGCGAGGGCACCAAGCACACGGCACTCATGCTGAAGGCCGGTACCCAGGTCGTCGGCGGCGTGAACGCCCGCAAGGCCGGCACCACGGTCGCGCACACCGACAAGGACGGCAGCGCCATCGAGCTGCCCGTCTTCGCCTCGGTCGCCGAGGCCATGAAGGAGACCGGCGCCGACGTGTCGATCGCCTTCGTCCCCGGCGCCTTCACGAAGGACGCGATGATCGAGGCCATCGACGCCGAGATCCCGCTGCTCGTCGTCATCACCGAGGGCGTGCCCGTCGGTGACTCGGCCGAGGCGTGGGCGTACACGCAGAGCAAGGGCAACAAGACCCGCATCATCGGGCCGAACTGCCCCGGCATCATCACCCCGGGCGAGGCGCTCGTCGGCATCACGCCGGCGAACATCACCGGCAAGGGACCGATCGGCCTCGTGTCGAAGTCGGGCACCCTGACGTACCAGATGATGTTCGAGCTGCGCGACCTCGGCTTCTCGACCGCCATCGGCATCGGCGGCGACCCGGTCATCGGCACCACGCACATCGACGCGCTCGCCGCGTTCGAGGCCGACCCCGAGACCAAGGCGATCGTCATGATCGGCGAGATCGGCGGCGACGCCGAGGAGCGCGCGGCCGACTACATCAAGGCGAACGTCACGAAGCCGGTCGTCGGCTACGTCGCCGGCTTCACGGCTCCCGAGGGCAAGACCATGGGTCACGCCGGTGCGATCGTCTCCGGTTCGGCCGGTACCGCGCAGGCGAAGAAGGAGGCCCTCGAGGCCGCCGGAGTCAAGGTCGGCAAGACGCCGTCCGAGACCGCCGACCTGATGCGTGCACTGATCGAGTCGCTCTAG